A section of the Macaca thibetana thibetana isolate TM-01 chromosome 10, ASM2454274v1, whole genome shotgun sequence genome encodes:
- the ADA2 gene encoding adenosine deaminase 2 isoform X3, producing MQEFYEDNVLYMEIRARLLPVYELSGEHHDEEWSVKTYQEVAQKFVETHPEFIGIKIIYSDDRSKDVTVIAESIRTAMGLRTKFPTVVAGFDLVGHEDTGHSLHYYKEALMIPARDGGKLPYFFHAGETDWQGTSIDKNILDALMLNTTRIGHGFALSKHPAARAYSWEKDIPIEVCPISNQVLKLVSDLRNHPVAALMAIGHPMVISSDDPAMFGAKGLSYDFYEAFMGIGGMKADLRTLKQLAMNSIRYSTLLETEKNTFMEIWKKRWDKFIADVATK from the exons GTGTATGAGCTCAGTGGAGAGCACCACGACGAAGAGTGGTCAGTGAAGACTTACCAGGAAGTAGCTCAGAAGTTTGTGGAAACTCACCCTGAGTTTATTGGAATCAAAATCATTTATTCAGATGACAG ATCCAAAGACGTGACTGTCATCGCAGAATCCATCCGAACGGCCATGGGGCTCCGAACCAAGTTCCCCACGGTGGTGGCAGGGTTTGATCTG GTGGGGCATGAGGACACTGGCCACTCCTTGCACTACTACAAGGAAGCTCTGATGATCCCCGCCAGGGATGGCGGTAAGCTGCCTTACTTCTTCCACGCCGGCGAGACAG ATTGGCAGGGCACTTCCATAGACAAGAACATTCTGGATGCTCTGATGCTGAACACTACCAGAATCGGCCATGGATTTGCTTTGAGTAAACACCCCGCAGCCAGGGCTTACTCCTGGGAAAAGGACATCCCCATAGAAGTCTGTCCCATCTCTAACCAG GTGCTAAAACTGGTGTCTGACTTGAGGAACCACCCTGTAGCCGCTCTGATGGCCATTGGGCACCCCATGGTAATCAGCTCTGATGATCCAGCCATGTTTGGTGCCAAAGGCTTGTCGTACGATTTCTATGAAGCCTTCATGGGCATTGGGGGGATGAAGGCTGACCTGAGGACCCTCAAACAGCTGGCCATGAACTCTATCAG GTACAGCACCCTGTTGGAGACGGAGAAAAATACTTTCATGGAAATCTGGAAGAAGAGATGGGATAAGTTCATAGCGGATGTGGCTACAAAGTGA